In the genome of Lynx canadensis isolate LIC74 chromosome X, mLynCan4.pri.v2, whole genome shotgun sequence, one region contains:
- the SLC6A14 gene encoding sodium- and chloride-dependent neutral and basic amino acid transporter B(0+), which translates to MDKLKCPSFFKCRGKEKVTASSENFHVGENDENQDRGNWSKKSDYLLSMVGYAVGLGNVWRFPYLTYNNGGGAFLIPYAIMLALAGLPLFFLECSLGQFASLGPVSVWRILPLFQGVGITMVLISIFVTIYYNVIIAYSLFYMFASFQSELPWKNCSVWADDNCSRSPIVTHCNVSITMGDIIRVNKSWLSTHNLTCINGSEAYQPGQLPSEQYWNKVALQRSSGMDETGVIVWYLALCLLLAWLIVGAALFKGIKSSGKVVYFTAIFPYVVLLILLIRGATLEGASKGISYYIGAQSNFTKLREAEVWKDAATQIFYSLSVAWGGLVALSSYNKFNNNCFSDAIVVCLTNCLTSVFAGFAIFSILGHMAHISGKEVSQVVKSGFDLAFIAYPEALAQLPGGPFWSILFFFMLLTLGLDSQFASIETITTTIQDLFPKVMKKMRVPITLGCCLVLFLLGLVCVTQAGIYWVHLIDHFCAGWGILIAAILEIIGIIWIYGGNRFIEDIEMMIGAKRWIFWLWWRACWFVITPLLLIAILIWSLVKFHRPNYAKIPYPDWGVALGWCMIIFCIIWIPIMAVVKIIQAEGTIFQRIVSCCRPASNWGPYLERHRGERYKDMIDPKKETDHEIPTVSGSRKPE; encoded by the exons ATGGACAAGTTGAAGTGCCCGAGCTTCTTCAAgtgcagagggaaggag AAAGTGACAGCTTCATCTGAGAATTTCCATGTTGGTGAAAATGATGAGAATCAGGACCGTGGTAACTGGTCCAAAAAATCGGATTATCTTCTATCTATGGTTGGATATGCAGTGGGCCTGGGAAATGTGTGGAGATTCCCCTATTTGACCTACAACAATGGCGGAG GTGCCTTCTTGATACCTTATGCGATCATGCTCGCGCTGGCTGGTTTACCCTTGTTCTTTCTGGAGTGTTCACTGGGACAATTTGCTAGCTTAGGCCCAGTTTCAGTTTGGAGGATTCTTCCATTGTTTCAAG GTGTGGGAATTACGATGGTCCTGATATCCATTTTTGTGACAATCTATTACAATGTCATAATTGCCTATAGTCTTTTCTACATGTTTGCTTCTTTTCAAAGTGAGCTACCATGGAAAAATTGTTCGGTTTGGGCAGATGATAACTGTAGCAGGTCGCCTATAG ttACTCATTGTAATGTGAGTATAACGATGGGGGACATCATCCGAGTAAATAAAAGCTGGTTAAGCACCCACAATTTGACCTGCATCAATGGAAGTGAGGCTTATCAGCCAGGACAGCTTCCCAGTGAACAATATTGGAA CAAAGTGGCGCTCCAGCGGTCAAGTGGAATGGATGAGACTGGGGTAATTGTGTGGTATTTAGCACTTTGTCTTCTTCTGGCTTGGCTCATAGTCGGAGCAGCGCTATTTAAAGGAATCAAGTCTTCTGGCAAG GTGGTATATTTTACAGCGATTTTCCCCTATGTCGTCCTACTCATCCTGTTAATTCGAGGTGCGACTCTGGAGGGTGCGTCGAAAGGCATTTCATACTATATTGGAGCACAGTCAAACTTTACCAAACTTCGGGAAGCTGAG GTTTGGAAAGACGCGGCCACTCAAATATTTTACTCCCTTTCGGTGGCTTGGGGCGGCTTAGTTGCTCTATCATCTTACAATAAGTTCAATAACAACTGCTTCTCAGATGCTATTGTAGTTTGTTTGACAAATTGCCTCACGAGCGTGTTCGCCGGATTTGCTATTTTTTCTATATTGGGACACATGGCTCATATATCGGGAAAGGAGGTCTCTCAAGTTGTAAAATCAG GTTTTGATCTGGCGTTCATTGCTTATCCAGAAGCTCTAGCCCAACTCCCAGGTGGGCCATTTTGgtccatattatttttcttcatgcttttGACTTTGGGTCTCGACTCTCAGTTTGCATCCATTG AAACGATTACAACAACGATCCAAGATTTATTTCCCAAagtgatgaagaaaatgagggtTCCTATAACTTTGGGTTGCTGCTTGGTGCTGTTTCTCCTTGGTCTCGTCTGTGTGACTCAG GCTGGAATTTACTGGGTTCATCTGATTGACCACTTCTGTGCTGGATGGGGCATTTTGATTGCGGCTATACTGGAAATAATAGGAATCATCTGGATTTACG gtgggaaCAGATTCATTGAAGATATAGAAATGATGATTGGAGCAAAAAGGTGGATATTCTGGCTTTGGTGGAGAGCTTGCTGGTTTGTCATTACACCTCTTCTTCTGATT GCAATTTTGATCTGGTCATTGGTGAAATTTCATAGGCCTAATTATGCCAAAATTCCGTACCCTGACTGGGGAGTTGCTCTAGGCTGGTGTATGATTATTTTCTGCATTATTTGGATTCCAATTATGGCCGTCGTAAAAATAATTCAAGCTGAAGGAACTATCTTCCAA cgcATCGTAAGCTGTTGTAGACCAGCTTCTAACTGGGGTCCGTACCTGGAACGACATCGTGGGGAGAGATACAAAGACATGATAGATCCTAAAAAAGAGACTGACCATGAAATACCTACTGTCAGCGGCAGTAGAAAACCAGAATGA
- the CT83 gene encoding kita-kyushu lung cancer antigen 1, translating to MSMLLLLLSFIVFALLLVVWKSRFQSSVGEMSSNSTSLALVRATSSTESTKSNTDKNLSVDSISRGILINSPHTIAMQKRILINLRIVEYKLAELEHFLIIKGLNGTLANCKSTDRLRECNESEGNH from the exons ATGAGCATGCTGTTGCTTCTACTGAGTTTTATCGTGTTCGCTTTACTGCTTGTCGTCTGGAAGAGCCGCTTTCAG AGCAGCGTTGGTGAAATGTCATCCAATTCGACCTCTCTTGCACTAGTAAGAGCAACCTCTTCTACTGAGTCAACTAAGAGCAATACTGATAAGAATCTTTCAGTCGACAGCATCTCTCGTGGTATCTTAATTAATTCCCCACACACGATAGCCATGCAGAAGCGAATATTGATAAACCTCAGGATTGTGGAATACAAGCTGGCTGAATTGGAACATTTCCTAATTATCAAGGGTTTAAATGGTACATTAGCTAACTGTAAATCCACTGACAGGCTTAGAGAATGTAATGAGAGTGAAGGCAATCATTAA